A genomic segment from Vicugna pacos chromosome 17, VicPac4, whole genome shotgun sequence encodes:
- the RPL29 gene encoding large ribosomal subunit protein eL29, whose product MAKSKNHTTHNQSRKWHRNGIKKPRSQRYESLKGVDPKFLRNMRFAKKHNKKGLKKMQANNAKAMSARAEAIKALVKPKEVKPKIPKGSSRKLSRLAYIAHPKLGKRARARIAKGLRLCRPKAKDKAQTKAAATAPAPAPAPAPAQSPKGTQAPTKAPE is encoded by the exons ATGGCCAAGTCGAAGAACCACACCACACACAACCAGT CCCGAAAATGGCACAGAAACGGCATCAAAAAACCCCGATCACAACGATACGAATCTCTTAAGGGG GTAGACCCCAAGTTCCTGAGGAACATGCGCTTTGCCAAGAAGCACAACAAGAAGGGCCTGAAGAAGATGCAGGCCAACAATGCCAAGGCCATGAGTGCACGTGCTGAGGCTATCAAGGCTCTCGTAAAGCCCAAGGAGGTCAAGCCCAAGATTCCAAAGGGCAGCAGCCGCAAGCTCAGTCGACTTGCCTACATTGCTCACCCCAAGCTCGGGAAACGTGCTCGTGCCCGCATTGCCAAGGGTCTCAGGCTCTGTCGGCCAAAGGCCAAGGACAAGGCTCAGACCAAGGCTGCAGCTACagctccggctccggctccggctccagctccagctcagtCTCCCAAAGGCACCCAGGCCCCCACAAAGGCTCCAGAGTAG
- the ACY1 gene encoding aminoacylase-1 isoform X1, whose product MASKGREGEHPSVTLFRQYLRIRTVQPEPDYGAAMAFLEERARQLGLGCQKVEVAPGRVVTVLTWPGTNPRLSSLLLNSHMDVVPVFKEHWSHDPFEAFKDADGYIYGRGTQDMKCVSIQYLEAVRRLKDEGHHFPRTIHMTFVPDEETGGHQGMELFVKRPEFQALRAGFALDEGLANPTDAFTVFYSERSPWWVRVTSTGKPGHGSRFIEDTAAEKLHKVVSSILAFREKERQRLQSNPQLKEGTVTSVNLTKVEGGVAYNVVPATMSASFDFRVAPDVDLKAFEEQLQGWCQAAGEGVTLEFAQKWTDFQVTSIDDSDPWWAAFSGVCKDMNLTLEPEIFPASTDSRYLRAAGVPALGFSPMNRTPVLLHDHDERLHEAVFLRGVDIYTRLLPALASVPALPSDG is encoded by the exons ATGGCCAGCAAGGGTCGCGAGGGCGAGCACCCATCCGTGACGCTCTTCCGTCAGTACCTGCGCATCCGCACCGTCCAGCCCGAGCCCGACTATG gggctgCCATGGCCTTCCTTGAGGAGAGAGCCCGTCAGCTGGGCCTGGGCTGTCAGAAAGTGGAG GTGGCACCTGGCCGTGTGGTGACTGTGCTGACCTGGCCAGGCACCAACCCCAGACTCTCCTCTCTGTTGCTCAACTCCCACATGGATGTGGTGCCTGTCttcaag gaACATTGGAGTCATGACCCCTTTGAAGCCTTCAAGGATGCTGATGGCTACATCTATGGCAGGGGTACCCAGGATATGAAGTGTGTCAGCATCCA GTACCTGGAGGCTGTGAGGAGGCTAAAGGATGAGGGCCACCATTTCCCCAGAACCATCCATATGACCTTTGTGCCAG atgaggagactggggGTCACCAAGGCATGGAGCTGTTTGTAAAGCGGCCTGAGTTCCAGGCCCTGAGGGCTGGCTTTGCCCTGGATGAGG GCCTGGCCAACCCCACTGACGCCTTCACCGTCTTTTACAGTGAGCGGAGTCCCTGGT GGGTGCGGGTCACAAGCACTGGGAAGCCAGGCCACGGCTCGCGCTTCATCGAGGACACAGCAGCAGAGAAGCTG CACAAGGTTGTGAGCTCCATCCTGGCTTTTCGggagaaagagaggcagag GCTGCAGTCAAACCCTCAACTGAAGGAGGGGACTGTGACTTCTGTGAACCTGACGAAGGTAGAAGGCGGTGTGGCCTATAATGTGGTACCTGCCACTATGAGCGCCAGCTTTGACTTCCGCGTGGCACCAGATGTGGATCTGAAG GCTTTCGAGGAGCAGCTGCAGGGCTGGTGCCAGGCAGCTGGTGAGGGCGTCACCTTGGAGTTCGCTCAG AAGTGGACAGACTTCCAAGTGACATCTATTGATGACTCAGACCCCTGGTGGGCAGCATTTAGTGGGGTCTGCAAGGACAT GAACCTCACTCTGGAGCCAGAGATCTTCCCTGCCTCCACCGATAGCCGCTATCTTCGCGCA GCGGGGGTCCCAGCTCTGGGCTTCTCACCCATGAACCGCACACCTGTGCTGCTCCACGACCATGATGAGCGGCTGCATGAGGCCGTGTTCCTCCGCGGGGTTGACATATACACTCGGCTCCTGCCTGCCCTGGCCAGTGTGCCCGCCCTGCCCAGTGATGGCTGA
- the ACY1 gene encoding aminoacylase-1 isoform X2: MASKGREGEHPSVTLFRQYLRIRTVQPEPDYGAAMAFLEERARQLGLGCQKVEVAPGRVVTVLTWPGTNPRLSSLLLNSHMDVVPVFKEHWSHDPFEAFKDADGYIYGRGTQDMKCVSIQYLEAVRRLKDEGHHFPRTIHMTFVPDEETGGHQGMELFVKRPEFQALRAGFALDEGLANPTDAFTVFYSERSPWWVRVTSTGKPGHGSRFIEDTAAEKLHKVVSSILAFREKERQRLQSNPQLKEGTVTSVNLTKVEGGVAYNVVPATMSASFDFRVAPDVDLKAFEEQLQGWCQAAGEGVTLEFAQKWTDFQVTSIDDSDPWWAAFSGVCKDMLSLQEPHSGARDLPCLHR, from the exons ATGGCCAGCAAGGGTCGCGAGGGCGAGCACCCATCCGTGACGCTCTTCCGTCAGTACCTGCGCATCCGCACCGTCCAGCCCGAGCCCGACTATG gggctgCCATGGCCTTCCTTGAGGAGAGAGCCCGTCAGCTGGGCCTGGGCTGTCAGAAAGTGGAG GTGGCACCTGGCCGTGTGGTGACTGTGCTGACCTGGCCAGGCACCAACCCCAGACTCTCCTCTCTGTTGCTCAACTCCCACATGGATGTGGTGCCTGTCttcaag gaACATTGGAGTCATGACCCCTTTGAAGCCTTCAAGGATGCTGATGGCTACATCTATGGCAGGGGTACCCAGGATATGAAGTGTGTCAGCATCCA GTACCTGGAGGCTGTGAGGAGGCTAAAGGATGAGGGCCACCATTTCCCCAGAACCATCCATATGACCTTTGTGCCAG atgaggagactggggGTCACCAAGGCATGGAGCTGTTTGTAAAGCGGCCTGAGTTCCAGGCCCTGAGGGCTGGCTTTGCCCTGGATGAGG GCCTGGCCAACCCCACTGACGCCTTCACCGTCTTTTACAGTGAGCGGAGTCCCTGGT GGGTGCGGGTCACAAGCACTGGGAAGCCAGGCCACGGCTCGCGCTTCATCGAGGACACAGCAGCAGAGAAGCTG CACAAGGTTGTGAGCTCCATCCTGGCTTTTCGggagaaagagaggcagag GCTGCAGTCAAACCCTCAACTGAAGGAGGGGACTGTGACTTCTGTGAACCTGACGAAGGTAGAAGGCGGTGTGGCCTATAATGTGGTACCTGCCACTATGAGCGCCAGCTTTGACTTCCGCGTGGCACCAGATGTGGATCTGAAG GCTTTCGAGGAGCAGCTGCAGGGCTGGTGCCAGGCAGCTGGTGAGGGCGTCACCTTGGAGTTCGCTCAG AAGTGGACAGACTTCCAAGTGACATCTATTGATGACTCAGACCCCTGGTGGGCAGCATTTAGTGGGGTCTGCAAGGACAT GCTCTCTCTGCAGGAACCTCACTCTGGAGCCAGAGATCTTCCCTGCCTCCACCGATAG